GGAATATATATTATATTTATGTTTTTATATCAGGGCAACTTATTAGGTGTTTATAATTTCTTTTTTCCCAAATATACTAGGTGGATTATGGCAAATACTATTACAATTTCTCTAATGGCAATGATTGCGATGGTTTTATTTTTTAGAGAATTTTTTCGGATAAAAAATTTTTTCCCTATATATAATAAAATGTTAAAAGTATTATTTTTACTCATTTTATTAGGATTTATTTTTTTAATAGGAAATCAGACTGTTTTAGCAAATTTATATGCACATAGTATTTCCAATATAGGATCTATATTTATGATGTTTGTAGCTTTTAAGGCTTATAACAAAGGCTTTAGACAAGCCAAACTGTTCATACTTGGATGGCTTTTTATATTGATAAGTTTAGGAATCAGTTTTCTAAGGCATTATGGAGTTATTCCCAATAATGTTATGACAATTAATATAACTTTTATAGCAGTTGCAATTCAAGCTGTTTTATTATCTACAGCTTTAGTACAGATGGTAAAAAGTTTAACTAAAGAAAAAGAAAATGCCTTATTATTGTATAAAGATGCAGAAAAAGAAGCTGAATCAAATGAAATGGCATTTTTACATGCTCAAATTAAGCCTCATTTTTTGTATAATGCTCTTAATGTAATTGTTATTTTATGCAGGATTGACCCTGAAAAAGCAAGAGAATTATTATTAGATTTATCAGGATTCTTGCGACATACATTTGATTTTAAGAAAGAATGTAATTTAGTATATTTAAAAGATGAACTTGAATATGTACAGACATATGTTAATATTGAACAGGCTAGATTTAGAGACAAGCTTAATGTGATATATGAATTAGATGAAATTATTGATTTGAAAATTCCTCCACTTATTTTACAACCCCTAGTAGAGAATGCAATAATTCATGGGATTAGAAAACGAAACGGTGTTGGTAAAATTATTTTAAGAGTAAAAAAAGAAGATGATAATTTTAGGATAGAAGTGGAAGATGATGGTTTAGGAATGACAGAGGAAGAAATAGATAAAGTTATTCATGATGATATAGACAAAGGTAAAGGTGTAGGTCTTACAAATATAAATAAAAGGCTTCATAGATTCTATGGGGAAGGACTTACAATAAAAAGCAGCCCTAATAAAGGAACGAAGATTTCTATGATTATACGGAGAAAGAGTAAAAATTATAATTAAATATTTTCATATAAAATTTTAAGTAGATATTCAAAAACAGCTATTTTTAGCTGTTTTTTTAATGAAAATTATCAAATCAAGTCGTTTTGTAAAGGTTTTGTAAAGGTTTAGTTTTGTATAATAAAAAATAAGTCAAAAGTAGTTTGTAATTGGCAGATAATAGCCAGTAATAATTAAGCAGAAAGTTATTATTGTATAGGAGCAATTAAGTTTTCCAACAAATAGTAAAAAGGGGGGAGAGAAAATTGCTTACAGCTGTATTAATAGATGATGAATACTGTGCTTTAGAAGTACTTAAGATGGAATTAGAAGTGTTTTCAGAACTAAAAGTGATGGGAACATATACATACGGAAGAGATGCACTTAAAAAAATTTCAGCTATGAAGCCAGATGTGGTTTTTTTGGATATAGAAATGGAAGAAATGGATGGATTAGAATTATTTAATAAGATAGTAGTTCAAAGTCCAAACACTAAGATTGTATTTGTAACAGCCTATCATCAGTATGCAGAGAAGGCTTTTGAATTAGGGGCATTGGATTATATTATAAAGCCTGTGAAAAAAGAAAGATTAGCAAAAACTTTAAAAAGACTAAAATTTTAAATCAATTTATAGAAGGAGGAATTATATAATGAATAATTTACTAAACTTAAAAAGGCACATGCTTTGGATTTTTATGATGGCAATAATTTTTACAATCATATCATCAATACCAGCAAATGCAGAAACAACAGGTAATTGGAAAGATTATGCAACGACAAGTTTTAGTGAAGGCTCGGGAACAGCAGATGAACCATATCAAATAAGTAGTGCAGAAGAGCTAGCCTATCTAACGAAACAAGTCAATGAAGGTACAGATACAACAGATAAGTACTACGAACTAACAGCAGATATAGACTTATCAGGCCATTATTGGGCACCGATAGGGATTGATTATAATAAGACTTTCAAAGGACATTTTGATGGAAAAGGACATGAGATAAATAATGTATATATAGGAACAGAATCAAGCCCTAATGATAGTTATAAATATGTCGGACTATTTGGTTATTCAAAAGGAACAATAGAAAATATAGGAGTAAGTGTAAGTATATATTCTTCAAAAGAGTCTGGATATGTAGGAGGCCTAATAGGATACAACAAAAACGGTCCAATAAACAACAGCTATGCCACAGGGAATGTAATAGGAGGAGACGAAGCAAAAGTAGGAGGACTACTAGGATATAATTATGGATATTCTGGAACAATAAATAACAGCTACGCCACAGGGGATGTGACAGGAGGAAATAGTGGAAACGCATACCCAGTATACGTAGGAGGCCTAGTAGGATATAATTATTATGGAAAAATAAACAACAGCTATGCCACAGGGGATGTGACAGGAGGAGATGACGCAAAAGTAGGAGGACTACTAGGATATGATTTATATGGAACAGTAAAAAATGGATATTATAATGCTAGTGCAAAACAGGAGGTTGCTAATTCGCCACAAGAATCCAAAGGTGTTGGATATGGTACTGACAATGCAAAAGGAAAGACATCAACATACATGCAATCTCAAGAATTCGTAAGCATCCTAAATACAAACTTACAAGATGGCTGGAAACCATGGACAATCATAGAAGGCAAAAACGACGGATACCCAAAATTCGTACCATTAGCAGAAGAATTACCAGTAAACGTATTACCAGGTACAGTTTTAGGTTCAATAAAAGTAGAAATTACAAAGGATGCAACCTCAAAATTTGTAGTAAATATCACAGAAAGTCCAGTTACTGTACCAAGCATAGTAGAAGAAGGACCAGCTAGTGGAGATAATCTTGTTGATAGTTACATATCTGAAAATAACATAATAACAGGGGTAGAAGAAGGAAAGTATCTGCAGGTATATGATATAGATACAAAGGGAAAAGTAGCAGGATTTTATCAAAAACAGTTAGAGACAACTGATATACTACAATTGGATAGAGATGGAGAAATAACCACAGCCATAGGAGTAACCGAACCAGTAGCCATATCAACGACAATTAACTCAGAAGAACAAGCAATAGATATATTTGACTTTACAATCACTGATAAAGGAACAAGTGATAATAGTCCATTAAAGATATCAGAAATAAAACTGAGCGTTAGTGGAACCATGGGAGATACGCAGCGTAGTCAATTAACCTATAGACTAAATGGAAATGATGAATCTAACGTAATTGGAACCTATGATGCCGATACGGACACCATAAGTTTTAAAGGATTAAACATATCCATAGCCCATGGAGAGAGTGAAGTCTACACAATAAACGCATATTATAATGATAATACTAACTTAACAGATGGAAAAACAATAATACTATCAATAGATGGGGATACAGATGTTACAGTATCAAAAATAGGTACGCAAATGAGAACAACATCACCAGTGACCAATGAAACAGGCAGCACCATAGATGTAAAGGCAACAAAACTTGAGTTTTCTACACAGCCATCTGATTCAGTAAGTGGTGTTTCTATGATTCAGCCTATAGTAAGAACTACAGATGAAGCTGGAAATATAGATACTGACTTTAATAAAGCAATTACCCTAACAGAAAATAGTGAGGGGGCATTAAGTGGAGATATAGATGTTATAGCATCAAATGGCATAGCTACATTTACAGATATTGTCTATATCGCAACAAATGATGGAGAAAACTTTGCCCTAACAGCTAGAAGTGAAGGGTTAACAAGCGTTACATCTGATGCGATCTCATCTGATGTACAAGCAACCAAATTAATTTTAAAAGCCGAGCCGTTACCAGCTATAGTCAATAATGGAAAAGCAACAAGCTTTACAACTGTACCAATAGTTCAAGCAGTAGATAAACATAATTTGGTCGACACAGATTATACAAAAAATATAACTCTTTCAAAAATAAATGGAGCAGGCAGTGCTACATTATCCTGCACAGGGGACAAAGATGATAAATCTGATACTGTAACCCTCACACCAACATCAGGAGTAGCAGAATTTAAAGGATTACAAATTAAATATATGTTAGTAGAAGATAGGAATGAAATTTTTAATCTACAAGTAGCATCAACAGGGCTAACAAGTGGCGAAAGTCATGAGATGACAGCCAGTGCAAATACAGCCTCAATCGTAACAAACATAAATAAAAATGGGGCGGAAGATAACATAGTAACCTTTATAGAAGCAGACTTCACAAATCATTACAATGATGTAGATGGAGATGCGTTAACCAAGATACAAATTACAACACTACCAGCAAATGGGATATTGAAAAAAAACAGTACACCTATAAACAAAAATGATGAAATAATACTAGCAGAATTATCCAGCATAATATTTGAACCAGATGCAAACTGGAATGGCAGTACATCCTTTACATGGAAAGGATACGACGGAATAGAATATTCATCAAACATAGCAAAGGTAAGTATAACCATTAACTTTGTAGATAACATAGCACCTACAAAACCAAGAATCATAAGAAATCCAGACAAGGATATGCATAATGATGACTATACAATAGAGCTAATATCAGGAACAGATGGAGACTCAGGAGTAAAAGAAACAGTAAGCAGGACAGTATACGGAGAAGTATACTCATCGTGGGAAACATACACAAAACCCTTTACAATAACAAGGGAAGGAACAACAAAGATACAAGCCAAGACAATAGATAATACAGGAAATGAAAGTAAAATAGCAACGGAAACAATAACAATAAACAAAGACATAGATATATCTTTAACCATAAAGACAGACCCAGACACAAAATATAGCTACGAAGATTATACAGTAACTTTAGTTACAGACCACAAAGATAAAACAGTAGAAGACAGTGTATATTCAAATGTAAAATACAAACTAAATGATGGAGACTTCAAAGTATACAAAGAACCATTTACTATAACCCAAAAAGGAGAAACAAAAATAGTAGCCAAAGTAATAGATGAATTTGGAAATAGCCTAATAGAAGAAAAAACAGTATATATATATGAAGACAAAGACGATGACAAATCAAATAATAAATCTAGTAGATCAAGAAATAAGACTAAAAAAGAAAAAGGAATATATATAATAGTAAACGGAGAAAAGCAAACGGCAGGAAAAGAAACAGTAGAGAAAGAAAAGGGTAAAACAATAGTAAAATTAGAGGTAGAATCAAAGGCAGTAGATAAAAAGATAGACGAAGTACTTAAGGAAAAAGAAAACCTTACAAAAGAAGAACAGGAAAAAGCTGAAAACATTGTAGAAATACCAGTAGCACAAAAAGATTACGATAAAGTTAAGACAAGCTTAACAGGAGACATTGTCAAAAAAATGGATGAGAATAAATTTAATCTAGCTGTTGAAACAAAAGGAATTGACTATATAATACCAGCAAAAGAAATTGGCATTGAAAAAGTAGCAAAAGTATTAGAAGTAGACAAAAGAGATTTAGAAGAAATAGAAGTAGAAATCAATATTAACAAAACATACGAAAAAATAGCTAGACAAATAGAAAAAAATGCAAAAGAAAATAAATATGAAGTAGTATTTCCACCAGTTGATTTTGAAGTGGTAGCAAAAACAAAATCAACAAAGGGAGAAAAAAGAGAAGTAAAGATAGGTAAATTCAAACAATACGTAAAGAGAGTATTAGAAATACCTAAAGGAGTAGACCCAGATAATATTACAACAGGTATAGTTTACAACAAAGATGGTGCATTTTCCCATATACCAACGGAGGTATTCAGAAAAGATGGAGCATATTATGCAAAACTAAACTCCCTTACAAACTCAAGCTACTCAGTAATTTGGAACCCAATTACAGTAGCATCAGTAGAAAACCATTGGTCAAAGGAATATGTAAATGATATGGCATCAAGGCTAGTAATAAAAAATCCAGACATATTTAACCCAGATGAATCTATAACAAGAGCAGAATT
Above is a window of Clostridiisalibacter paucivorans DSM 22131 DNA encoding:
- a CDS encoding LytR/AlgR family response regulator transcription factor, translating into MLTAVLIDDEYCALEVLKMELEVFSELKVMGTYTYGRDALKKISAMKPDVVFLDIEMEEMDGLELFNKIVVQSPNTKIVFVTAYHQYAEKAFELGALDYIIKPVKKERLAKTLKRLKF
- a CDS encoding S-layer homology domain-containing protein; its protein translation is MNNLLNLKRHMLWIFMMAIIFTIISSIPANAETTGNWKDYATTSFSEGSGTADEPYQISSAEELAYLTKQVNEGTDTTDKYYELTADIDLSGHYWAPIGIDYNKTFKGHFDGKGHEINNVYIGTESSPNDSYKYVGLFGYSKGTIENIGVSVSIYSSKESGYVGGLIGYNKNGPINNSYATGNVIGGDEAKVGGLLGYNYGYSGTINNSYATGDVTGGNSGNAYPVYVGGLVGYNYYGKINNSYATGDVTGGDDAKVGGLLGYDLYGTVKNGYYNASAKQEVANSPQESKGVGYGTDNAKGKTSTYMQSQEFVSILNTNLQDGWKPWTIIEGKNDGYPKFVPLAEELPVNVLPGTVLGSIKVEITKDATSKFVVNITESPVTVPSIVEEGPASGDNLVDSYISENNIITGVEEGKYLQVYDIDTKGKVAGFYQKQLETTDILQLDRDGEITTAIGVTEPVAISTTINSEEQAIDIFDFTITDKGTSDNSPLKISEIKLSVSGTMGDTQRSQLTYRLNGNDESNVIGTYDADTDTISFKGLNISIAHGESEVYTINAYYNDNTNLTDGKTIILSIDGDTDVTVSKIGTQMRTTSPVTNETGSTIDVKATKLEFSTQPSDSVSGVSMIQPIVRTTDEAGNIDTDFNKAITLTENSEGALSGDIDVIASNGIATFTDIVYIATNDGENFALTARSEGLTSVTSDAISSDVQATKLILKAEPLPAIVNNGKATSFTTVPIVQAVDKHNLVDTDYTKNITLSKINGAGSATLSCTGDKDDKSDTVTLTPTSGVAEFKGLQIKYMLVEDRNEIFNLQVASTGLTSGESHEMTASANTASIVTNINKNGAEDNIVTFIEADFTNHYNDVDGDALTKIQITTLPANGILKKNSTPINKNDEIILAELSSIIFEPDANWNGSTSFTWKGYDGIEYSSNIAKVSITINFVDNIAPTKPRIIRNPDKDMHNDDYTIELISGTDGDSGVKETVSRTVYGEVYSSWETYTKPFTITREGTTKIQAKTIDNTGNESKIATETITINKDIDISLTIKTDPDTKYSYEDYTVTLVTDHKDKTVEDSVYSNVKYKLNDGDFKVYKEPFTITQKGETKIVAKVIDEFGNSLIEEKTVYIYEDKDDDKSNNKSSRSRNKTKKEKGIYIIVNGEKQTAGKETVEKEKGKTIVKLEVESKAVDKKIDEVLKEKENLTKEEQEKAENIVEIPVAQKDYDKVKTSLTGDIVKKMDENKFNLAVETKGIDYIIPAKEIGIEKVAKVLEVDKRDLEEIEVEININKTYEKIARQIEKNAKENKYEVVFPPVDFEVVAKTKSTKGEKREVKIGKFKQYVKRVLEIPKGVDPDNITTGIVYNKDGAFSHIPTEVFRKDGAYYAKLNSLTNSSYSVIWNPITVASVENHWSKEYVNDMASRLVIKNPDIFNPDESITRAEFAEYITKAVGVYRTEVAKERQFTDIPVTDEYADAITIAVEYGIIKGYQDGRFKPNAKITREETMVMYARAMDIVKLEEIDNSRIENYKDKGNVPDWAYEDVKKTIGAGVFNGRTKDTIAPKGTFTYAEAATAIRNLLVGSKLINK
- a CDS encoding 7TM diverse intracellular signaling domain-containing protein codes for the protein MANINLKKVFLILMIVLVSFLKIKEIEKKSSYLYNVEFEYYEDTSGNMDFEEVREKFKLDKAITNKGNLFSFGKSASTYWIRIPLDKIDSSIYKEYISIYNPTVTEVRLYMPVLKENVSEYREFSSGWYFGENREDEDFFYPVFKLDGNIDFDRDIYIKVYSDFTQNYKITFLSEDEFNQAEKNNLMIHGILFGILLAVAIQNIIIYMELRDRSSLYFGIYIIFMFLYQGNLLGVYNFFFPKYTRWIMANTITISLMAMIAMVLFFREFFRIKNFFPIYNKMLKVLFLLILLGFIFLIGNQTVLANLYAHSISNIGSIFMMFVAFKAYNKGFRQAKLFILGWLFILISLGISFLRHYGVIPNNVMTINITFIAVAIQAVLLSTALVQMVKSLTKEKENALLLYKDAEKEAESNEMAFLHAQIKPHFLYNALNVIVILCRIDPEKARELLLDLSGFLRHTFDFKKECNLVYLKDELEYVQTYVNIEQARFRDKLNVIYELDEIIDLKIPPLILQPLVENAIIHGIRKRNGVGKIILRVKKEDDNFRIEVEDDGLGMTEEEIDKVIHDDIDKGKGVGLTNINKRLHRFYGEGLTIKSSPNKGTKISMIIRRKSKNYN